In Alphaproteobacteria bacterium, the genomic stretch TTTTAATTGAGGCCAAATTTACTTTTATAGTTGATGCTTGAATTCTTTCTATACCCATTATTTCAAAGCCATATTTTAATATTGAATTCATTGCTTTGCTCATTATGCCTTGACCCCAGTGATCAAGGTCTAAATCATAGCTAATTTCAGCTCTATTATTAAAATAATTTAGATCATGAAAACCAATAGCACCGATCATTTGGTTGGTTTCTTTATTGGCAATAGCCCAGTAAATACCAGTTTTTCTGTAAAAAAGATCGATCCAATAGATTATCTCTTCCTTTGCTTCATCTAGAGTTTTTGGAATAGTAGATAAGATATATTGTTTAACTTCTGGTTTAGCTATATAATTATAAAAATCTTCTGCATCTGAATATTTTTGTTCTCT encodes the following:
- a CDS encoding GNAT family N-acetyltransferase, whose product is MLKLSEFPLLDIDDNFYLREQKYSDAEDFYNYIAKPEVKQYILSTIPKTLDEAKEEIIYWIDLFYRKTGIYWAIANKETNQMIGAIGFHDLNYFNNRAEISYDLDLDHWGQGIMSKAMNSILKYGFEIMGIERIQASTIKVNLASIKILERNGFNFDGTLRNFRLHKGKYYNIEMYSKLSRD